One genomic segment of Mesoterricola silvestris includes these proteins:
- the hisE gene encoding phosphoribosyl-ATP diphosphatase: MLIPSIDLMDGKAVQLVGGRTKVLEVEDVLGLARRWRVYGDLAVIDLDAALGQGDNLGLVKELCAVARCRVGGGVRTPERAHELLRAGAASIILGTAASEELLKKLPRERTLVAVDQRAGKLQSRGWKEDEAEAPLDRLRRLDPFCGGFLMTVVDKEGRLEGVDWEAAKAARAATKLPIVYAGGVTTVEDVAALDRLGVDAQVGMALYKGLLDPAGAFLACLDWDKQGGLIPAAVMDEAGRLRMVAYENPQCLREALERGRGVYWSRSRGGRWEKGEQSGHGQELLRVEADCDRDTLRFVVRQEGPTCHTGSGTCFGRAEFALADLEATLGSRLEEAAPGSYTARLYREEGLLAAKLQEEAAEMAEAATPDELVWEGADLLYFLMVRLAKGGVRMEQVLRELERRATTDTRKPGNAKGAPRC; the protein is encoded by the coding sequence ATGCTGATTCCCAGCATCGATCTCATGGACGGCAAGGCCGTGCAACTGGTGGGGGGCCGCACCAAGGTCCTGGAGGTGGAGGACGTCCTGGGGCTGGCCCGGCGCTGGCGGGTGTACGGCGACCTGGCCGTCATCGATCTGGACGCCGCCCTGGGCCAGGGCGACAACCTGGGCCTGGTGAAGGAGCTCTGCGCCGTGGCCCGGTGCCGGGTGGGGGGCGGCGTTCGCACCCCGGAGCGCGCCCACGAGCTGCTCCGGGCGGGCGCGGCCTCCATCATCCTGGGCACCGCCGCCTCCGAGGAGCTCCTGAAGAAGCTCCCCCGGGAGCGAACCCTGGTGGCCGTGGACCAGCGGGCCGGAAAGCTCCAGTCCCGGGGCTGGAAGGAGGACGAGGCCGAGGCCCCCCTGGACCGCCTCCGGCGCCTGGACCCCTTCTGCGGGGGCTTCCTCATGACCGTCGTGGACAAGGAGGGCCGGCTGGAGGGCGTGGACTGGGAGGCCGCCAAGGCCGCCCGGGCCGCCACGAAGCTCCCCATCGTCTACGCCGGCGGCGTCACCACGGTGGAGGACGTGGCCGCCCTTGACCGCCTGGGGGTGGACGCCCAGGTGGGCATGGCCCTGTACAAGGGCCTCCTGGATCCCGCCGGGGCCTTCCTGGCCTGCCTGGACTGGGACAAGCAGGGCGGGCTCATCCCCGCGGCGGTCATGGACGAGGCCGGAAGGCTGCGCATGGTGGCCTACGAGAATCCCCAGTGCCTCCGGGAGGCCCTGGAGCGGGGCAGGGGCGTCTACTGGTCCCGCTCCCGGGGCGGGCGCTGGGAGAAGGGGGAACAGAGCGGCCACGGGCAGGAGCTCCTGCGGGTGGAGGCGGACTGCGACCGGGACACCCTGCGCTTCGTGGTGCGCCAGGAGGGTCCCACCTGCCACACCGGAAGCGGCACCTGCTTCGGCCGGGCCGAATTCGCCCTGGCCGACCTGGAGGCCACCCTGGGCTCCCGCCTGGAGGAGGCCGCCCCGGGCAGCTACACCGCCCGCCTCTACCGGGAGGAGGGCCTCCTGGCCGCCAAGCTCCAGGAGGAGGCCGCCGAGATGGCCGAGGCCGCCACGCCCGATGAACTGGTGTGGGAGGGGGCCGATCTGCTCTACTTCCTCATGGTCCGGCTCGCCAAGGGCGGGGTTCGCATGGAGCAGGTGCTGCGCGAACTGGAACGCCGGGCCACCACCGACACCCGCAAGCCCGGCAACGCCAAAGGAGCGCCCCGATGCTGA
- the hisD gene encoding histidinol dehydrogenase encodes MLKTLSFAKAMDQAGTVFPPVPPEVGTILDDIRRRGNEAVFDWARKLDGFKGGPFEVDPHKVREAPGKLHPELRGHLEEAIRRVGIFARAQKESFRDFSTEVDGMELGQRVLPVGRAACYAPGGRYPLPSSVIMGVVPARVAGVKEVLVLSPRLHPVTLAAAALAGADRVFDLGGVHGMAAVAWGLAGVPRADLVVGPGNRFVTGAKRLLYGDVGIDFPAGPSELLVIASQGARPAWIAADLLAQAEHDPDARPLLAVFDAALIPAVNGELKGQLAALPPDSPARDSLRNGFAVLLANDAEAVALADALAPEHLELQGARAEALEGRFSSYGSLFVGEDAAEVFGDYGSGTNHILPTSGAARFTGGVSVATFLKLLTWQRTLPGGRQPLARQAAALARAEGLTGHAASALKRSE; translated from the coding sequence ATGCTGAAGACCCTCTCCTTCGCCAAGGCCATGGACCAGGCCGGCACCGTGTTCCCGCCCGTGCCTCCCGAGGTGGGAACCATCCTGGACGATATCCGCCGGCGCGGCAACGAGGCCGTGTTCGACTGGGCCCGCAAGCTGGACGGCTTCAAGGGCGGCCCCTTCGAAGTGGATCCCCACAAGGTCCGGGAGGCCCCCGGCAAGCTCCACCCCGAACTGCGCGGCCACCTGGAGGAGGCCATCCGCCGGGTGGGGATCTTCGCCCGGGCCCAGAAGGAGAGCTTCCGGGACTTCAGCACCGAGGTGGACGGCATGGAGCTGGGCCAGCGGGTGCTGCCGGTGGGCCGCGCCGCGTGCTACGCCCCCGGGGGCCGCTACCCGCTGCCCAGTTCCGTGATCATGGGCGTGGTCCCCGCGCGGGTGGCGGGGGTCAAGGAGGTCCTCGTCCTCAGCCCCCGCCTCCACCCCGTGACCCTGGCCGCCGCGGCCCTGGCCGGCGCCGACCGGGTCTTCGACCTGGGCGGGGTGCACGGCATGGCCGCCGTGGCCTGGGGCCTGGCGGGGGTCCCCCGGGCCGACCTGGTGGTGGGCCCCGGCAACCGCTTCGTCACCGGCGCCAAGCGCCTCCTCTACGGCGACGTGGGCATCGACTTCCCCGCGGGCCCCAGCGAACTCCTGGTCATCGCCTCCCAGGGGGCCCGTCCCGCCTGGATCGCCGCCGACCTCCTGGCCCAGGCCGAGCACGACCCCGACGCCCGCCCCCTGCTGGCCGTCTTCGACGCCGCCCTCATTCCCGCGGTGAACGGCGAGCTCAAGGGCCAGCTGGCCGCCCTGCCCCCGGATTCCCCCGCCCGGGACAGCCTGCGCAACGGCTTCGCCGTGCTCCTGGCCAACGACGCCGAGGCCGTGGCCCTGGCCGACGCCCTGGCCCCCGAGCACCTGGAACTCCAGGGGGCCCGGGCCGAGGCCCTGGAGGGGCGCTTCAGCAGCTACGGCAGCCTCTTCGTGGGGGAGGACGCCGCCGAGGTCTTCGGGGACTACGGCAGCGGCACCAACCACATCCTCCCCACCTCGGGCGCCGCCCGTTTCACCGGCGGCGTCTCCGTGGCCACCTTCCTGAAACTCCTCACCTGGCAGCGCACGCTTCCCGGGGGCCGCCAGCCCTTGGCCCGTCAGGCCGCCGCCCTGGCCCGGGCCGAGGGCCTGACGGGGCACGCCGCCTCGGCCCTCAAGCGAAGCGAGTGA